The Triticum urartu cultivar G1812 chromosome 5, Tu2.1, whole genome shotgun sequence genome contains the following window.
gatttgaaccaccatccaaccacaggttggttcacGCTGTGGCTAGAATTTTGTTAGAGCATGTTCTACTCCCTCTTATGCACAAATATAAGAtatgttttggatatttcaacATAGACTACATACAAAGAAAAATAAGTGGACAAACAGACTAAAACATGTATATATACATCCGGTTCAGAAAAAGGTttaaacatcttatatttgtgacgGAGTGGTTTTCCACTGCAGTTACGGCTTAAATTCAACTTATGTTCTAATTGTCTCTTTAACCGCCAATAGATGCTCATTTGGCCATTCTTAAGCTGCTCATGAGTTGCTTGATGCTGGATCGATTGATGCATTTGGACAAAATTCTCAAACATGACTGGATTTTGAGCTGAAAGTTGGATAAGATCAGCTATGTACTCAAATTACATACCTCCGGCAGCTTCTTGACCCTCATCATCTACAATCATGTTGTGTATGATGACACAAGTTGTCATCGTCTCTGAATCCCATATTTTTACAGGTTCTCAAACAACTGCAAAACAAACTTTGAACACTTCAAATGCCCTATTCACATCCTTTCCAGCTCCTTCTTCTTTTTGACCAGAGTGGACTCCTTTCTAACCAACTGTCTCATAGATTGTCTTGATGAAGGTCGCCCACAGAAGAATAGATACCATCAACCAGATAGTAGTCCATATTGTAGTTATGACCATTGAGAATATAGTTGCACGGAATAGATCCCATATTTTTACAGGTTCTCAAACAACTACAAAACAAACTTTGAACACTTCAAATGCCCTCTTCACATCCTTTCTAGCTCCTTCTTATTTTTGACCAGAGTGGACTCCTTTCTAACCAACTGGCTCATAGATTGTCTTGATGAAGGTCGCCCACAGAAGAATAGATACCATCAACCAGATAGTAGTCCATATTGTAGTTATGATCATCGATAATATAGTTGCATGGAATAGATCCCATATTTTTACAGGTTCTCAAACAACTGCAAAACAAACTTTGAACACTTCAAATGCCCTCTTCACATCCTTTCCAGCTCCTTCTTGTTTTTGACCAGAGTGGACTCCTTTCTAACCAACTGGCTCATAGATTGTCTTGATGAAGGTCGCCCACAGAAGAATAGATACCATCAACCAGATAGTAGTCCATATTGTAGTTATGACCATTGATAATATAGTTGCACGTAATAGATCCCATATTTTTACAGGTTCTCAAACAACTGCAAAACAAACTTTGAACACTTCAAATGTCCTCTTCACATCCTTTCTAGCTCCTTCTTGTTTTTGACCAGAGTGGACTCCTTTCTAACCAACTGGCTCATAGGTTGTCTTGATGAAGGTCGCCCACAGAAGAATAGATACCATCAACCAGATAGTAGTCCATATTGTAGTCATGATCATTGATAATATAGTTGCACGGAAGAGCTTGTCCTTCAATCAACCTAACAAACAATGGAGACCGCTCCaacacgttgatgtcattgtgagacATAAATATGTCAAAGAAAGCATGCAAAATCCAAAGGCCATGTGATGCACTTGCTTTAAAAAATGATGATGGTCTTTTTAACACGGCCCTGATATTGCCCGTGTAAAGCTTATGGGAAGTTCCTCCATCTCCAGTGCATGCAATTAAGGGATTCGTGCATACCTGTCCACCCTCTTGCTTAGGACATCGCTGTGTCCACGATAGTCGGTTCCATCAAGTACTATCATCCAAACACCTTGACTGCTACAATAGCAAACCTCACGATGGCAACTGCGCTTGTGCTTTCAGACATCCAGAGGTACTCATCCCACGAATCAGCGGATGTGTCATAAGCAAGCATCCTCAATGCAGACATGCACTTTTGGTAACCAGAGAATCCAATTTTTCTAATGGCCTTCAAGATGAAGTAGTCGTCATAGGGAACTTTTCATGTCATTCGACTTAAACTGTGAAGCGGGAACTTTGCAACTTGCAAACCACTAGTTGCATGTCCCTATCTTATTTCCAATTTATGTTTTCATTTATCTTTAGCATGTGGTTTTGCGAGCATTGTTTTCTTTTGTTAGGGATCATTTTGAACAATAGAAATGTTTGAAACATGAATTAATTTATAGCCCACTTGTCTTGAAATTTTCTTGAAAATGTTTTTCTTGTGAGGGCAACCCCCTTCCACAATTTTGTTGTGGTGTGTATAGTCCATGCTATGCGCTCACAACTTTGTCGATCGTCACACACAAAGCCACAACCACACACAACATGACATGCACTACCCATGCAGACGCAAGGCCAATCCCTGACATGCCAGGGGCCATAGTGCAAGATGACAAACTAGGCCTTTTTGTATAATACACCTAGTTATAGAAGTACCACCAGGGAGATCCACCTCCAGGCGGAGATGTGATGTGTGTCTGGGAGGAGGCCCGCGCGTCACGCCACATGCATTGCGGCTGGCTTGCCTCTGGATAGTCTAAAGGAGGAGCTGCGAGAACACATGAGGGTTGAGGCGCCGGAGCAGGAGAAGGTGGGGGTGGAGTAGGAGGCAGTGGGGATGGAGATGGTGGCGCCGGAGCAGGATGATTAATAGGAGCCACCGTcaaatgaggaggaggaggcaccGCACCGACAATGGAATTCAGGATGGAGGACACACTCACTGAGTTCGAGCTCACGCAAGCGAAGGAGGTGGCGCCATCTTCGACTCCATCCACTTCGAGACGGAGGTGGAGGCCAACCGCCGCTTCCTTCGTGAAGCGGACATGAAGCATGAGAAGCTGTTCGCCGACAAGGAGGACGCGCCGGAGTTTTGCCCCGATGCCGCCGGCTCCGACATGAACGCGTCATCGACATATCCGATGACAAGTAGTGTAGATCTTAAATGTTGCATTGCTTTGTATGAAAATGAAGATTGTCAAATGGGAGTGTAATTGTGATGTGTGGTATGGGTATGACCGGGCGTTGTGCGTGGACCGGACCGGACACTTCACATTCGGATTCCCACGCCCAAAACGAAAACCCCAAGCatccaaagaaaaaaaagaatcCCAGCCCTGCCAAGCAGGCCCCACTGCGGAGGACCGCACTTTATTTTTCCCAACGGAGCCTTCTTCAGGAAGACAAGACTCGAGTCCACAGTCCACAGTCCCGCAGCGTCACTGTCAGACACCCACGCACGCACGGTCTCAGCGTGCTCGCCCCGGTCTCGCCGGCGGAGGGAGAGAGCCGGAGAAAGGGGAATGCCGCGGCGGTGATCGCGCCCGATTGGAGGGGCAAGTCGCCGGTGCAAGGGGTTCCGGCGTCGGCCGCCGTCGACGGGTTAAGGGGCGCCAAGCGCCGGCGGTGGAGCGGGCCTAGGCGACCGCCGTGTAGGGGAATGGcaaggctgcggaagaggaagagggggACGGGGAGGGGGAGGGGCGTGAGGTGGTTGAGCCACTACTCATCGGGGCAAAGCATTCTGATCGTCGGAGACGGGGATTTCTCGTTCTCGCTGGCTCTCGCCGCCGCGTTCGGGACCGGCCGGAACATCGTCGCGACGTCGCTGGACTCCTATGGTTTGATCCTTTCCGCTCTCTCTTTCAGCAGGACTAATGTTGCTTTCATTTAATAACAGTACTAGTTAGACCTAGGGTTTCAAGAAATGGAATCCTGGAGGCGTAGGGTGCATACAGGAGCACAATGTGTTGCTTGAGGCCTACTTCTATTTGCCATTTTGTGTGGGTTATAGAGGGAATTCATGTGCTTTACTCCGTGGAGATCGAAATCACCATAAAAAGTTGGCTAATTGCGGTGATAAATGGAACCATGGAGGTGGAGGGGTAGGGGGGAAGCGGGGGAGAGTGAATACATGACCTGCCACATGTTAATTTTAGGAATGTAGGAGAATTTTGCATCCTCTCTTGATTAAGAAGGATTTGATTTACTTTATACTGCTGTGGTAAAGTTCACTGTGAAATTGCTGACTGGTCGTTTAACAGCTAGCATAGAGTATGCTATACAATGAGGTGGAAGAGATTTTATGATGGAAAAATCTATCTTGTTATTCGCTGCCATTTGCTTACTTTCATCAGCGTATTATTGAATTTGTTAACgattttcatgatctaatcgAAACTAATTGGGAGTCCTATTTGAGTGATCTGTTGACTGTTGTTGGTTACTGTCAGAAATTGTTTGTCGTGGGCGGGCACATTAAGATACATGATTTATACTTCTATTTATCTCTTCATTGCCATTGTATAATCAGATATTCTGGACACTGTAATTTGGATAATTTTCGTGTGTGCATATGAGCATTGTTTTCATATGGTTTCTCACCCTGCAGCACAATATGAACAAAATTTATGTTTTCAGCAACTACATTATGTCAAAAGTGATTTAGCAAGTTCGTGGTGAAAGGGCCATTTAGGACCTAACAAGTCTTTGGAACTTGGAAACGTGAATTAGGAATTAACCCGTGAGAACACACATTCAGCAAAACTCTGTGTCAGGCTGGCGTTAAAAGAACATCCTCTTTTATTTCCATGTAACCACCACTTTTTCTTTGGCTCCTTAGCAACTTTTTATCttttaataattgttatttactTCATTCCTAATTCCTCCTTGAGGCCTTAATATGCTATGCATTAAACTGCCCCTACTTACCTTATATGCTCAGAGGGATAATTTGTAGTGTGATTTTGTGGTCATTTTTACATTCTTTGTTATATTTATCTGTTTTGTTTCTGTTCTTGTTGCCAATTTTCTGCAGAGGCTCTGTCTCGCAAGTATATCAAAGCACAATCAAATTTAATGCGGTTGAAGAGAATGCATGCCACGGTTTTGCATGGTATCGATGCAAATACAATGAAGGGACATACTGATCTGAAGATGAGACTATTTGATCGGATTGTCTTTAATTTTCCTCATGCTGGATTCAGTGGAAGAGAGTGTGAGATGCACGTCATCAGGTATGAGCACTCCTCTTTGATGGTTATCTTTAGTTATCACAGCTAATAATTGATTGTTCCTGGATTTTGTAAGTTACAGTCATTTTTCTTGTAAACTGGTTGCCTCATAATCTTTGTTTGTGAGTTAGAGTTGGTTCAGTAGTCCTAGGGTCACATCTCTGTTAGGAGCTAGGAGTTATTCTCTTGGGTATTTTTGCTTAGAGTGCAAAGGAAGCTGTTATCTTTTCCAGTTTTGCTTTTTCACCTCAAGTTATTTTTGCTTGCTGCTAAAATTTATTAGTATGAGTTCTCCCATGTTGACAGCGTCGTTATTTGAAATGCACCGTAATTATGTACTTATGTATGCTCAGTATATGCCTCTTTATGGTAGTTTGCTAGTTCATTCTTTTCATTTACTCCACAATTGAAAGACATTTGAGTTACAATTTACAACATGAAATTGTTCTTATAAGTCGCACGCATAGAATTTGTCAACACCTATGTAGTAAGGCTGATATGATTGACCACAAGAACAATAATTTCTTTTCGTGACCCACTGCTTTTTTAACCCATAACGGTTGTGGCAACCTATTTTCGAAAATGTGAACAAATTCTGGGATATAAAAATATGCCGTAACATGTATGTGAATCTATAAAATAATAATGCACTAGTATGAACGTTTCTGTTTTGTGCGAAAAAGATGAGAAGAGATAAGTGAATATGATGTGCCCATACTGTAATTGACATTTTGCATGGTTTTCTATAGGTGCATGTTACAGCATGGCCTACATACATGTTTTTTTTCCATATTTCTGGGGAACCTTGTTTTTGGATCTGGTGGTTTCCTGCTTAGTTAACCCTAGAACCCTTTTGATAAGATAATGCTTcagcaagccaccttttgtatcATCTTCTTAACCTTTTATTCCGATCTATAGATCGCACAGGGAGCTGGTGCGGGGGTTCTTTGGCAATGCACGAGAGCTGCTTCAGCCGTATGGTGAAATCCACATTAGCAACAAGACAGGACATCCTTACGATGGGTGGGATATTGAGCAACTCGCCTCAGAAACTTCTCTGGCTATGATTGACATAGTTAGTTTCCAGAAACAAGACTACCGCGGCTATAACCCGAAGAGAGGAAGCGGTGCAAAGCCCAACAAACCATTCCCTCTTGGTGACTGCAGCACATACAAGTTTGTTGCAAAACATAATGATGCTCAAGAAGAACATGCGTGTTACTGCCACATTTGCCAAGATAAATATGTCTCGCCGTACTTCGGCTATGCGAGCAGTCTCGCCACATTCGGAGCTGGGAATGTGGGGCACCTTGCATACTGATGAAATGTAGTGAACTGGTCGTCGTACTAAGGGTGTGTTAACAAACTAGTTCTGAAACCTGGGATGCGTTTGGTTAACAAACTAGTAGTTCTGAAACCTGGGATGCTTTTGGTGAACTTGATGTGGGACGACTTTTCATGTGGTGGAGTACCTTCGAACTTACCTGGACATGGCATGGTGCGTGTTGATGAGGTGCCATCCATCACTGTGTAACTGCCTAGATGTAACGTTGTATTAAAGTAGTATGAACAATATTGTGGTGATGTAAATGCAAGCACTTCTGTTGCAATGGTTTGTTTTTCCCTGTTTCCAGTTGCCAAGTTTGGAGCTGCTTTATTCACTGGCCTGCGTATTGATTTTGTGGGTTGTTATCCCTTCCAGCAAAGGTTGCAGATTCAGTGAAAACATGGCAGAAAAAACCCTCTAAATTACCCCCATGTATGTTCTAGTGAGACGGTTTTGTGGTTTTTAGGATCGAGTTATATATAATTTGACTGATAATGAGAATCCGACTTTCCTTTTAAAATTAAAGGAGCTCCGATGGCTCCCCAGTGTCATCCTGCGCTACGTACGTATTTTTTTCCtttaaggcctcctttggtttatAGGATAAGAATgttataggaataggaaaatcataggaagtgagatacatgtcatctcacttcctatagagaaagagatgtcatttgatggatatgataggaatttttccattgagtcttaGCTAATGTTTTTTTTCCTTCAAAATGTGAAGaattgattcctatcctacatagAAATAGGAATCCATTTCTACAAACCAAATGAGTTCAAAGGAAATTTTCCTATATAAATCCTATGAGATTCCTATAAAACAAAGGAGGCCTAGGCGGTGACAAACTGCTACATTTGCATTTCGAACGAACTGTTCACACATCACTGTATCACAAATTTTCCTTTAAAAGTACGCATGCGTGCATCCCTTGGCGTTTCAAATTCCCATTACTGTATCACAATTAATGGAAGCTCCATCCCAAGAGACGTGAGATGCGAGAGCACAACCCAAGGCGACACATTAAGGACAGTATAACCGAGCCTAAAGCGAGCCCTCTCACGCCTTTAACAGTTTTGGCCGTTGGATCTCGTGTCCTGACCATTTGTGGCCGTCTGATCGCTGCCTCACCCCGCTATCAATTGCTTAGTGGGCTTAGGTGTCCTGTGGCTGGCTACTCTGATGGAAAATTCGGTGTATTGTGGTTAACTGGGCCTGCTCCCGGACAAAGCCCATCGATTCAGTAGCCGCACTGATTTGTTCTGCGGCGCTCCTCTCTCACGACCTGGAG
Protein-coding sequences here:
- the LOC125556211 gene encoding heavy metal-associated isoprenylated plant protein 41-like — encoded protein: MARLRKRKRGTGRGRGVRWLSHYSSGQSILIVGDGDFSFSLALAAAFGTGRNIVATSLDSYEALSRKYIKAQSNLMRLKRMHATVLHGIDANTMKGHTDLKMRLFDRIVFNFPHAGFSGRECEMHVIRSHRELVRGFFGNARELLQPYGEIHISNKTGHPYDGWDIEQLASETSLAMIDIVSFQKQDYRGYNPKRGSGAKPNKPFPLGDCSTYKFVAKHNDAQEEHACYCHICQDKYVSPYFGYASSLATFGAGNVGHLAY